The region CTCGGGCCGATATTCGCAGGAGTCACCGGGCCGACCACGTCGTATCCGCCGAACATCGCTTTTTTGACGGGTTCGAGCTTGACCGGTGTATTGCCGATGGGCACGTACCGAGCGCTCTCAAACATATGGATCAGTGTGAAATCACCCATCAACGGGCAGGTGGCAAAGGTTTCAACCGGCCCTGTCTTGGTCTTGCGCTCAGTAACGCTGACTTCGTTGCCCACCTTGAACTTCTGATCTACATCCATTGCCCAGCCAGTCCAGAAGCCGTCGGCCCAGGTCTTGTATTCGGTTAGGCAATTATTGAAGTCCTTGAGAATGACATTCACGTCTGGGGTCTTGGCGTCGAGAACTCGAATAACCAAATTACCGATGGGATCAATCATGACGTGACTTCCTTTGTCAGCTCAGCAGCAAGACGCTCTGCCATATCTTCTGTATTGGATTGTTGGCGCACGAAGCGCTCGACCTTGTGGCGCAGGTTACTTTCGGGGAAGGCGAAGAAGAGTTCCGGGCAATCCTCTCCCAACCACTGCATCAAGTTGTCGACGACGGTGGTGTGGTCTTTCTCTGCCAGTGTGTCGACTAACTTCTGCGGCACCTCCCACCACGGCCAAGCCTTGGCCGGTGGCACTCCCCTTGGCCCCACCTCCAGTTTCTGGCCATTGATCAGGTAGCGGTCGAACACTGGCAAAACCTCACCAGCTCCTGCACCCAGCCCTTCAAGAATCGGGAAGATGTGCCGCCCATCCCAGAACCGAAAAAACACCTCGGTTCCGTCAGGCATGAACACCTGAGTCAAACTGCGAAGATGTTCAAACACGACGTCCTGGGTGCTGGAGGACACCGCCAACCAACCCCAATCCTGGGCGTCGGTTTCGGCAATCCACTGAAGAAAACCGGCGTTGGGTTTCAATTCGGTGAGGTAGGGCATAACGGGCTGCCAATCGGCGTAAGGCGTGCCGCTCCAGATGGGGGTCAGTTCTGGAGCCATGTCTTGTTGGTAGAAGGCTTTGATCGCCTCTGCATCACTGGCCGCACTAACGATCAAATACAACCGCTCACCCACCTGCAACGGCCGCTCAGCCAACCACGCCTGCGGGGTCAAAAGATCAGATTGCACAAGCACCTGCCTTGCATTTCTCACACTCTTCACAGAACGGCGCATTGCGTTTCAACGTATTGATTTGCGCCGGCGACCGGCAGCCATTAGCAGACACTGGGAGGTCCAATCGCGCTGAAGGAAGCGAATTGTTCCAACTTCAGCAACGCCGCATACTGGTATGTAAAGCCAATGGAGGACTTTCATGTCAACTTCCCAACCTGATTTCACTCACCGCCTTCTCTCGGATGCGGGGGTTCGTGTTGGAATGCGAGTGCTTGATATAGGCTGCGGCTCCGGGGAGGTCACCCTCCTCGCAGCAAGGCTCGTTGGACTAAACGGAACAGTTGTTGGTATCGACCAGGACGAAAATGCGCTGTCCATGGCACGTCAGCGGATACACCCGGAGGGCGCAGCGGCAACAACCTTTATACAAGGGGATCTGCTCTCAATGCCGGAGGCTCTAGGAAATTTCGATGCCATTGTGGGACGCCGGGTACTGATGTACCAGGCTGATACTGTGCAGACCGTCCGTGCGCTCGCCGCTCGACTTCGACCAGGAGGAATTATTGTATTCCAGGAGCACGACAGCACAATGGTGCCGGCCAGCCTTACACCCTTTCCGCTGCACGCCCAAGCCCAAGGCTGGATTCGAAGGATGATCGAGTTGGAAGGGGCTGATCTCCACATTGGCTTCAACCTGCATCGAATCTTGACGCAAGCAGGACTGGTCGTGGAAAACGTCCGTGCAGAATGTCTGGTGCAGACGCCCAGTTCGGCCTATGGCTTAGGCAGCATTGTCCGCGCCTGCCTGCCACGAGTTGTTGCACATGGCGTCGCGACGGCAGAAGAGATTAAGATCGACACGTTGCAAGCGCGACTGGATGCGGAACAGGCACAGACCGACAGCATTTATATTGGTGATGTGATGTTTGGAGCTTGGGCACGCAAACCAATGCAGGTTCTCTAAACATCGTCTAGGTCGCAGCCCAACAGCAACGTCTTAAACGGCAAAAATCATCCCCTCACCCACCCTCACCGCCCCGTAGCCTGCCGATACTCCCGCGGACTAAAACCGGTCGATGCCTTGAACTGCCGAGTGAACGCACTGTGGTCGGTATATCCGCACTGCAACGCAACATCAGTGATCGGAATATCGGTATGGAGCAAACGATGCGCATGCTCCAGCCGAACCTTTTGGATCATCTGCCGGGGCGTCAGGTGGAACACGCGCTTGCAGTATCTTTCCAGTTGGGCCACTGAAATACCGGCAATCCGTGTCAGTTCGCCCAGGGTGACGCGACGATTGAAATTGGCACGAATGTATTCGTCGACGGCGGCCAGGCGCTGGTAGGCCGGGTGCGTGTCGCTGGCCGATTGCAGGTCAACCGAGATCCCTGCGAGGCCGATGATTACACCGTTGCGGTTGTACAGCGGCCGTTTGTGCGTCAGGCACCAACCGGGTTCTCGACTTCCGTACAAGTGCAGCTCGAGTTGGTCTTCCAGGACCAGGCCTTGCTCCAGAACACGTCGATCCTGTTCGGTATAGCCAGGCCCCAACTGCGCTGGAAAAACCTCGGCACTGGTTTTTCCGAGCAAGGGTTGCAGCTGTTTCAATCCACATCGATGAACCAGGGTGCGATTGGCCATGACGTAACGCGCCTGGGTATCTTTGATAAAGATCGCGGCATTCGGAATCACATCCAGCATGGGCAACAGCAGTGCCACGCCCGCC is a window of Pseudomonas sp. 10S4 DNA encoding:
- a CDS encoding DUF4123 domain-containing protein, which encodes MQSDLLTPQAWLAERPLQVGERLYLIVSAASDAEAIKAFYQQDMAPELTPIWSGTPYADWQPVMPYLTELKPNAGFLQWIAETDAQDWGWLAVSSSTQDVVFEHLRSLTQVFMPDGTEVFFRFWDGRHIFPILEGLGAGAGEVLPVFDRYLINGQKLEVGPRGVPPAKAWPWWEVPQKLVDTLAEKDHTTVVDNLMQWLGEDCPELFFAFPESNLRHKVERFVRQQSNTEDMAERLAAELTKEVTS
- a CDS encoding methyltransferase domain-containing protein, which translates into the protein MSTSQPDFTHRLLSDAGVRVGMRVLDIGCGSGEVTLLAARLVGLNGTVVGIDQDENALSMARQRIHPEGAAATTFIQGDLLSMPEALGNFDAIVGRRVLMYQADTVQTVRALAARLRPGGIIVFQEHDSTMVPASLTPFPLHAQAQGWIRRMIELEGADLHIGFNLHRILTQAGLVVENVRAECLVQTPSSAYGLGSIVRACLPRVVAHGVATAEEIKIDTLQARLDAEQAQTDSIYIGDVMFGAWARKPMQVL
- a CDS encoding AraC family transcriptional regulator — protein: MTQNAFAILCQGNDQSRPETIEELLAGVALLLPMLDVIPNAAIFIKDTQARYVMANRTLVHRCGLKQLQPLLGKTSAEVFPAQLGPGYTEQDRRVLEQGLVLEDQLELHLYGSREPGWCLTHKRPLYNRNGVIIGLAGISVDLQSASDTHPAYQRLAAVDEYIRANFNRRVTLGELTRIAGISVAQLERYCKRVFHLTPRQMIQKVRLEHAHRLLHTDIPITDVALQCGYTDHSAFTRQFKASTGFSPREYRQATGR